The proteins below come from a single Fodinicola acaciae genomic window:
- a CDS encoding PepSY-associated TM helix domain-containing protein: MRTDVDEAVLTRTEVARARSTSGGRLRKWWRRRPIRRSLVVTHRWTSLVLGLFLLVETTSGAIVLYNAEYFRATHQELYRHSATAHPVSAQRAYDIVRTAHPEFPAAWVSADGGILAVGDQTYEHVYGVDPGTGRITGLAALNGGAMGFLVNLHDCGLGCKGYPGYLPFLGQNVGGLSVTWGAAILVVLGLLMVLLAITGLITWWPGCRRFSHGWRVRTTKGRFARDYDLHNVIGMIALPFLFMWGLTGAAIYFPPVENAWLAVTGGHAVDENRFAFRPHKTGAPEIGLDKAIQIARQHYPGRLAYATTPATLTPGYYSISLAGSYSAYQYRGFYSGDTTVMVDSHDPAHVKVVDTTGEPLANTFYDKVFEASHFGWLVNPWWRAIWFVLGLTPLALAVTAASTWLFRRRTRKRRKRLA; encoded by the coding sequence GTGCGCACCGACGTCGACGAGGCCGTGCTGACGCGTACCGAGGTGGCGCGAGCACGGTCGACGTCCGGTGGCCGACTGCGGAAATGGTGGCGGCGCCGGCCAATCCGCCGGTCGCTGGTGGTCACGCATCGCTGGACCTCGCTGGTGCTCGGCCTGTTTCTGCTGGTCGAAACGACATCCGGCGCGATCGTGCTCTACAACGCGGAGTATTTCCGCGCCACGCACCAAGAGCTCTATCGGCACAGCGCGACCGCACATCCGGTCAGCGCGCAGCGCGCGTACGACATCGTCCGAACGGCGCATCCGGAGTTTCCGGCCGCCTGGGTCAGCGCGGACGGCGGCATTCTCGCGGTCGGCGACCAGACGTACGAGCATGTCTATGGCGTCGATCCGGGCACCGGACGGATCACCGGTCTGGCCGCGCTCAACGGCGGTGCGATGGGGTTTTTGGTCAACCTGCACGACTGTGGCCTCGGCTGCAAGGGATATCCGGGCTATCTGCCGTTTCTCGGCCAGAACGTCGGCGGCCTGTCGGTCACCTGGGGTGCCGCGATCCTGGTGGTCCTCGGCCTGCTGATGGTGTTGCTGGCGATCACCGGCCTGATCACCTGGTGGCCGGGATGTCGCCGGTTCTCCCACGGCTGGCGCGTACGTACGACCAAAGGCCGCTTCGCGCGCGACTATGACCTGCACAACGTGATCGGCATGATCGCACTGCCCTTCCTGTTCATGTGGGGACTGACGGGCGCGGCGATTTACTTTCCACCGGTGGAAAACGCGTGGTTGGCGGTCACCGGCGGACATGCCGTCGACGAGAACCGGTTCGCGTTCAGACCACACAAGACCGGTGCGCCGGAGATCGGCTTGGACAAAGCGATCCAGATCGCGCGGCAACACTATCCAGGCCGGCTGGCGTACGCGACGACACCGGCGACGCTGACGCCGGGTTATTATTCGATCTCGCTGGCCGGCTCGTACTCCGCGTACCAATATCGCGGTTTTTACAGCGGTGACACCACCGTCATGGTCGACAGCCACGATCCGGCCCACGTCAAGGTGGTCGACACCACCGGCGAGCCGCTGGCGAACACCTTCTATGACAAGGTTTTCGAGGCGAGCCATTTCGGTTGGCTGGTGAATCCGTGGTGGCGGGCGATCTGGTTCGTGCTCGGCCTCACGCCGCTGGCGCTCGCGGTGACGGCCGCGTCGACCTGGCTTTTCCGCCGCCGTACGCGAAAACGGCGAAAACGGCTGGCATGA
- a CDS encoding type II toxin-antitoxin system VapC family toxin, translating to MGTRPGRPVGSGRDALIAATAAVHGWTVVTRNTKDFQAAAVRVLNPFQE from the coding sequence GTGGGGACGAGACCAGGCCGCCCGGTCGGCTCCGGCCGGGACGCGCTGATCGCGGCCACAGCGGCCGTGCACGGCTGGACGGTGGTCACTCGTAACACCAAGGATTTTCAAGCCGCCGCTGTACGGGTGCTCAATCCGTTCCAGGAGTGA
- the nagA gene encoding N-acetylglucosamine-6-phosphate deacetylase: MTVLSNARLVLPDRVVEAGWLRIDGDRIAEIGEGPADGVDLGGRWLTPGLIDIHVHGGNGAAFNAAEPKAVQTVTDFHRSFGTTSMLGGLVTGKPDDMRTAAAVVADSCDAGELAGIYLEGPFLNVARKGAHDPELLRMPDVELMESVLEAGRGHVRQVTIAPELPGGLDLIKRCADHGVVTAVGHTDGSYEDVRAGFDSGASMATHLFNGMRPLHHRDPGPIAASMAAAGAICEVIADGVHLAPGTVDMLFATLGADRIALVTDAMSAAGVGDGEFQLGHLKVHVVDGVARLENGSIASSTATLAQVVARTVGMGVAFTDAVRAATLTPARLHNLSDVGAISTGLRADLVVWDENLDVAGVVRAGRWIREI, from the coding sequence ATGACTGTGCTGTCCAACGCTCGGCTGGTGCTGCCGGACCGGGTGGTCGAGGCCGGCTGGCTGCGCATCGACGGCGACCGGATCGCCGAGATCGGCGAGGGACCGGCCGACGGTGTCGACCTCGGCGGCCGGTGGCTGACGCCCGGGCTGATCGACATTCACGTCCATGGCGGCAACGGCGCCGCGTTCAACGCCGCAGAGCCGAAAGCCGTGCAGACCGTCACCGACTTCCACCGCTCTTTTGGTACGACGTCGATGCTCGGCGGCCTGGTGACCGGCAAGCCGGACGACATGCGTACGGCCGCCGCCGTGGTGGCCGACAGCTGCGACGCCGGCGAGCTGGCCGGCATCTATCTCGAAGGTCCTTTCCTGAACGTGGCACGAAAAGGCGCGCACGATCCCGAGCTGCTGCGGATGCCGGACGTCGAGCTGATGGAGTCGGTGCTCGAGGCCGGCCGCGGCCACGTGCGGCAGGTGACGATCGCGCCGGAGCTGCCCGGCGGCCTCGACCTGATCAAGCGATGCGCCGACCACGGCGTGGTGACGGCGGTCGGCCACACGGACGGGTCGTACGAGGACGTGCGCGCCGGTTTCGACTCCGGCGCCTCGATGGCGACGCACCTTTTCAACGGCATGCGGCCCTTGCACCACCGCGATCCGGGTCCGATCGCCGCGTCGATGGCCGCCGCCGGCGCGATCTGCGAGGTGATCGCGGACGGCGTACACCTCGCTCCAGGCACCGTCGACATGCTCTTCGCGACACTCGGCGCCGACCGGATCGCACTGGTCACCGATGCGATGTCGGCCGCCGGTGTCGGCGACGGCGAGTTTCAGCTCGGCCACCTCAAGGTGCACGTCGTGGATGGCGTGGCACGGCTGGAAAACGGCTCCATCGCCTCCAGTACGGCGACGTTGGCGCAGGTCGTCGCTCGTACGGTCGGCATGGGGGTCGCTTTCACCGACGCCGTACGCGCCGCGACTCTCACGCCGGCGCGACTGCACAACCTGTCCGATGTCGGCGCGATTTCCACCGGCCTGCGGGCGGATCTCGTGGTGTGGGACGAAAATCTGGACGTGGCCGGAGTCGTACGCGCCGGCCGATGGATCCGGGAGATCTGA
- a CDS encoding branched-chain amino acid aminotransferase has protein sequence MSTELATGAPTFPIALRPNATPVSDDERAELLTNPGFGRVFTDNMVVAQFANGGWGDAELRAYGPVPLDPAAAAMHYAQEIFEGLKAYRQPDGGTALFRPERNAARFRHSARRLSMPEVPDELFLESIRALVEQDRAWVPEFAEGSLYIRPFMFANEPFLGVRPALSYIYAVIASPVGAYFPRGVKPVNLWLSTDRVRAVPGGTGDAKCGGNYAASLLAQSEAAEAGCEQVVFLDAVERRWVEELGGMNIFFLFDDGAAGRRLVTPPLTGSLLAGITRDSLLTLSADHGHLVEERPVSIEEWRSRAADGSLLEVFACGTAAVITPIGRVRGKDGEFVIADGEAGPVTTELRQSLLDIQYGKAPDKHNWMRAV, from the coding sequence ATGAGCACTGAGTTGGCTACCGGAGCGCCAACGTTCCCCATAGCCCTGCGTCCGAACGCGACCCCGGTATCCGACGACGAGCGCGCCGAGCTGCTGACCAATCCCGGATTTGGCCGAGTTTTTACCGACAACATGGTCGTTGCGCAGTTCGCCAACGGCGGCTGGGGCGACGCGGAGCTGCGCGCGTACGGCCCGGTGCCGCTCGACCCGGCCGCCGCCGCCATGCACTATGCGCAGGAGATTTTCGAGGGCCTGAAGGCATACCGGCAGCCCGACGGCGGCACCGCGCTGTTCCGGCCGGAGCGGAACGCCGCTCGCTTCCGGCACTCGGCGCGCCGGCTGTCCATGCCGGAGGTGCCGGACGAGCTGTTCCTGGAGTCCATCCGGGCGCTGGTCGAGCAGGACCGCGCGTGGGTCCCCGAGTTCGCCGAAGGCAGCCTCTACATCCGGCCGTTCATGTTCGCCAACGAGCCGTTCCTCGGCGTACGGCCGGCGCTGAGCTACATATACGCGGTGATCGCGTCGCCGGTTGGCGCGTACTTCCCGCGTGGCGTCAAGCCGGTCAACCTGTGGCTGTCGACCGACCGCGTACGCGCCGTGCCCGGTGGCACCGGCGACGCGAAGTGCGGTGGCAACTACGCGGCGAGCCTGCTGGCGCAGTCCGAGGCCGCCGAGGCCGGCTGCGAGCAGGTCGTCTTCCTCGACGCGGTGGAGCGGCGCTGGGTCGAGGAGCTGGGCGGGATGAACATCTTCTTCCTGTTCGACGACGGCGCCGCCGGCCGCCGGCTGGTCACGCCGCCGCTGACCGGCTCGCTGCTCGCCGGCATCACCAGGGACAGCCTGCTCACCCTGTCGGCCGACCACGGCCATCTGGTCGAGGAGCGGCCGGTGTCGATCGAGGAGTGGCGCTCGCGCGCCGCCGACGGCTCGCTGCTGGAGGTCTTCGCCTGCGGCACCGCCGCGGTCATCACGCCGATCGGTCGCGTACGCGGCAAGGACGGCGAGTTCGTGATCGCCGACGGCGAGGCCGGTCCGGTCACCACCGAGCTGCGGCAGTCGCTGCTGGACATCCAGTACGGCAAGGCCCCCGACAAACACAACTGGATGCGCGCGGTCTGA
- a CDS encoding class II fructose-bisphosphate aldolase, whose translation MDPGDLMAHVDIAEILLPAAKAGHGVGAFNVIQLEHAEAIVTAAERAGAPVVLQISENTVKFHGRLAPIGRACLAIAEAAAVPVSVHLDHATREDLIQEAVKLGFLSVMYDGSALAYEENVTATAAVVRWCGDFGARVEAELGEVGGKDGVHAPGVRTDPDEAARYVASTGIHALAVAVGSSHAMLTRDAVLDNELIHDIHAAVAVPLVLHGSSGVPDDGLAAAVAAGMTKINIATHLNKALTAAVRDRLAEDEKLVDPRKYLGPGRDAVADQVAHLLGVLGG comes from the coding sequence ATGGATCCGGGAGATCTGATGGCGCACGTCGACATCGCCGAGATTCTCCTGCCAGCCGCGAAAGCCGGCCACGGAGTCGGCGCCTTCAACGTCATCCAGCTCGAACACGCCGAGGCGATCGTCACCGCCGCCGAACGGGCCGGCGCGCCGGTTGTGTTGCAGATCAGCGAAAACACCGTCAAGTTTCACGGCCGGCTGGCGCCGATCGGCCGCGCCTGCCTGGCGATCGCCGAGGCCGCGGCCGTGCCGGTGTCGGTGCACCTGGACCATGCGACGCGTGAGGATCTCATTCAGGAGGCGGTGAAACTCGGCTTTCTGTCGGTCATGTATGACGGTTCCGCTTTGGCGTACGAGGAAAACGTGACCGCGACGGCGGCGGTCGTACGCTGGTGCGGCGACTTCGGCGCACGTGTGGAGGCCGAGCTCGGCGAGGTCGGCGGCAAGGACGGCGTACACGCGCCTGGTGTGCGTACCGATCCCGACGAAGCGGCGCGATATGTGGCGTCGACCGGCATCCACGCTCTCGCGGTCGCCGTCGGCAGCTCGCACGCGATGCTCACGCGCGATGCCGTGCTGGACAACGAGCTCATCCACGACATCCATGCGGCCGTAGCGGTGCCGCTGGTCCTGCACGGCTCCTCCGGCGTGCCCGACGACGGCCTCGCCGCCGCCGTCGCCGCCGGCATGACGAAGATCAACATCGCCACGCATCTCAACAAGGCCCTGACCGCGGCCGTACGCGATCGCCTTGCGGAGGACGAAAAACTGGTCGATCCCCGCAAGTATCTCGGTCCCGGCCGGGACGCGGTCGCCGACCAGGTCGCACATCTGCTCGGCGTGCTCGGCGGATGA
- a CDS encoding glycoside hydrolase family 16 protein, translating to MSRTRQSLLAVVILLAASLLPQGTPAAAAATFTDDFDGPAGSAVDGGKWVQETGNNSGNNHELQWYTAGAANAALDGQGHLVITAKRENIGQNCWNGPCQYTSARMNTAGRFTQAYGRFEARIQIPRGQGMWPAFWMLGDNIGQVGWPNSGEVDIMENVGFEPGTVHGTIHGPGYSGAGGIGAGYTLPGGAAFADGFHTFAVDWSPNRIAWSVDGNVYSTKTSADINGNQWVFDHPFFIILNLAVGGDWPGNPDGSTVFPQRMVIDYVHVTDTSSSGGGGRITGPGGKCVDVAAANTANGTPIQLYDCNGTNAQAWTRSGNTLQALGKCMDVTAANAANGTKVQLYDCNGTNAQSWTVGSDGTIRALGKCLDLPAGNTANGTQLQIWDCNGGPNQKWTVG from the coding sequence ATGTCCCGGACGCGACAGAGCCTGCTCGCGGTAGTCATCCTGCTGGCCGCTTCGTTGCTGCCGCAGGGAACTCCGGCAGCCGCGGCGGCCACGTTCACCGACGACTTCGACGGACCGGCCGGCTCGGCGGTCGACGGCGGCAAGTGGGTGCAGGAAACCGGCAACAACAGCGGCAACAACCACGAGCTGCAGTGGTACACCGCCGGCGCCGCCAACGCCGCGCTGGACGGCCAGGGCCATCTGGTCATCACCGCGAAACGCGAGAACATCGGCCAGAACTGCTGGAACGGCCCGTGCCAGTACACCTCCGCGCGGATGAACACGGCCGGCCGGTTCACTCAGGCATACGGTCGTTTCGAGGCCAGGATCCAGATCCCGCGCGGCCAGGGCATGTGGCCCGCGTTCTGGATGCTCGGCGACAACATCGGCCAGGTCGGCTGGCCGAACAGCGGCGAGGTCGACATCATGGAAAACGTCGGCTTCGAGCCGGGCACCGTACACGGCACGATCCACGGTCCCGGCTATTCCGGTGCCGGCGGCATCGGCGCCGGCTACACGCTGCCCGGTGGCGCCGCTTTTGCCGACGGATTCCACACTTTCGCGGTCGACTGGTCGCCCAACCGGATCGCCTGGTCGGTCGACGGCAACGTCTACTCGACCAAGACCTCGGCCGACATCAACGGCAACCAGTGGGTTTTCGACCACCCGTTCTTCATTATCCTCAACCTCGCGGTCGGCGGTGACTGGCCGGGAAATCCGGACGGCAGCACGGTTTTCCCGCAGCGCATGGTGATCGACTACGTACACGTCACCGACACCAGCAGCAGTGGCGGCGGCGGCCGGATCACCGGGCCTGGCGGAAAATGCGTCGACGTGGCGGCGGCGAACACCGCCAACGGCACGCCGATCCAGCTCTATGACTGCAATGGCACCAATGCGCAGGCCTGGACGCGCTCCGGCAACACGCTGCAGGCACTGGGCAAATGCATGGACGTGACGGCCGCGAATGCCGCTAACGGCACCAAAGTGCAGCTCTATGACTGCAACGGCACCAACGCGCAGTCGTGGACGGTCGGCTCCGACGGCACCATCCGCGCGCTCGGAAAATGCCTCGACCTGCCGGCCGGCAACACCGCCAACGGCACGCAGCTGCAGATCTGGGACTGCAACGGTGGCCCCAACCAGAAATGGACGGTCGGATAG
- a CDS encoding alpha/beta hydrolase family esterase — translation MRIGMGLLAAAVALAVLPSTATAARPETCASAPTGDVPVTITSGGISRTFLTYVPPGRHRNRPLLLDLHGSSGNGAGQLDYSRMRATADRFGFLVAAPDGALPLGGGHAWNIPGVPLTDGSYPPPGAPDDVRYLSDVIDAVAARWCTDSHRVYSTGFSGGARMTSLLGCELAAKIAAIAPISGLRAGRPGADGKPDPATCRPSRPMPIFTVHGTDDPTNPYGDGGPPYWVYGVDAALARWSTLDHCAYGPRTRAISSVLTEISYGGCRAGVRLLRIAGGHHEWPGSPGAVDPGVDVNTVIWQELSRHRR, via the coding sequence ATGCGGATCGGTATGGGTTTGTTGGCGGCGGCCGTCGCGCTCGCCGTTTTGCCTTCCACGGCAACGGCCGCCCGGCCAGAGACGTGTGCGTCGGCGCCGACCGGCGATGTGCCGGTGACGATCACGTCAGGCGGCATTTCTCGTACGTTCCTGACGTACGTGCCGCCCGGCCGGCACCGAAACCGGCCGCTGCTGCTGGATTTGCATGGCAGCAGCGGAAACGGTGCCGGACAGCTCGACTACAGCCGGATGCGGGCGACCGCCGATCGCTTCGGCTTTCTGGTGGCGGCACCGGATGGCGCGCTGCCGCTCGGCGGCGGCCATGCCTGGAACATCCCCGGCGTGCCGCTCACCGACGGCTCGTATCCGCCACCTGGCGCACCTGACGACGTACGTTATCTCAGCGATGTCATCGACGCGGTCGCCGCGCGTTGGTGCACCGACTCGCATCGCGTTTATTCGACCGGATTTTCCGGCGGCGCGCGGATGACCTCACTGCTCGGTTGCGAGCTCGCCGCGAAAATCGCCGCGATAGCGCCGATCAGCGGCCTGCGCGCCGGCCGGCCGGGCGCCGACGGCAAACCGGATCCGGCGACCTGCCGGCCATCGCGTCCGATGCCGATCTTCACCGTGCACGGCACGGACGATCCGACCAACCCCTACGGTGACGGCGGTCCGCCCTACTGGGTTTACGGTGTGGACGCGGCACTTGCTCGATGGTCCACATTGGACCACTGTGCGTACGGTCCACGTACGCGCGCGATTTCCAGCGTACTGACGGAAATCTCGTACGGCGGCTGCCGCGCCGGCGTGCGGCTGCTGCGGATCGCCGGTGGTCATCACGAGTGGCCCGGCAGCCCCGGCGCGGTCGATCCCGGTGTCGACGTCAACACGGTCATCTGGCAGGAGCTCTCCCGCCACCGCCGTTGA
- a CDS encoding 3-isopropylmalate dehydrogenase, with the protein MKLAVVGGDGIGPEVVAEGLKVLTAVLPEVTTTTYDLGATAFHRTGEPLPDAVQAELAEHDAILLGAIGDPSVPPGVLERGLLLRLRFAFDHFVNLRPARIWPGTKTPLADPGEVDFVVVREGTEGLYVGAGGTLAKGFPHEVATEESVNTRAGVERVVTDAFKRAAARPRKHLTLVHKTNVLTNAGGLWSRVFAEVAEKFGEVATAYQHVDAASMFMVTDPGRYDVIVTDNLFGDILTDIAAAVTGGIGLAASGNINPTGAFPSMFEPVHGSAPDIAGQGIADPVAAILSTALLLDHLGHAKEAARVQDAVAEELATRKPGEPIRTTEVGDRIASAVS; encoded by the coding sequence GTGAAGCTCGCGGTGGTCGGCGGCGACGGCATCGGACCGGAGGTGGTCGCCGAGGGGCTCAAGGTGCTCACCGCGGTGCTTCCCGAGGTGACGACGACGACGTACGACCTCGGCGCGACCGCCTTCCACCGCACCGGCGAGCCGCTGCCCGACGCGGTGCAGGCCGAGCTGGCCGAACACGACGCGATCCTGCTCGGTGCGATCGGCGACCCGTCGGTGCCGCCGGGCGTGCTGGAGCGCGGCCTGCTGCTGCGGCTGCGATTTGCCTTCGACCACTTCGTCAACCTGCGTCCGGCGCGCATCTGGCCGGGGACCAAGACGCCGCTGGCCGATCCGGGCGAGGTCGACTTCGTGGTCGTACGCGAGGGCACCGAGGGCCTGTATGTCGGCGCCGGCGGCACGCTGGCCAAGGGTTTCCCGCATGAGGTGGCGACGGAGGAGAGCGTCAACACGCGAGCCGGTGTCGAGCGCGTCGTGACCGACGCGTTCAAGCGCGCCGCCGCGCGGCCGCGCAAGCACCTGACGCTGGTGCACAAGACCAACGTACTCACCAACGCCGGCGGCCTCTGGTCGCGCGTTTTCGCCGAGGTGGCGGAGAAGTTCGGTGAGGTGGCGACGGCGTACCAGCACGTCGACGCGGCCTCGATGTTCATGGTGACAGACCCCGGTCGCTACGACGTGATCGTCACCGACAACCTGTTCGGCGACATCCTCACCGACATCGCCGCCGCGGTGACCGGCGGCATCGGCCTCGCCGCCAGCGGCAACATCAACCCGACCGGCGCGTTTCCGTCGATGTTCGAGCCGGTGCACGGCTCGGCGCCGGACATCGCCGGCCAGGGGATCGCCGACCCGGTCGCAGCGATCCTGTCGACCGCCCTGCTGCTCGACCACCTCGGCCACGCCAAGGAGGCCGCTCGCGTGCAGGACGCGGTGGCCGAGGAGCTGGCCACGCGCAAGCCCGGCGAGCCGATCCGTACGACCGAGGTCGGCGACCGCATCGCCTCCGCCGTCTCCTGA
- a CDS encoding DUF4190 domain-containing protein: MTTPPHPAPGHAGKPSGAARFSVVAGAISLGLPLVCLLLTQIPTVFRLLYGGVWRPLYRLVGFRSFLPPLVIGAQISGILALVIGIVAVVFAIVGLSQTARHRNRPGRGAAVTGMILGIIAVVLFLVALVGVILWFVLR, from the coding sequence ATGACGACACCGCCCCACCCCGCGCCGGGTCACGCCGGCAAGCCATCCGGGGCGGCGCGGTTCAGTGTCGTCGCCGGCGCGATCAGCCTCGGCCTGCCATTGGTGTGCCTGCTGCTGACCCAGATCCCAACCGTCTTCCGGCTGCTCTACGGCGGTGTCTGGCGGCCGCTCTACCGGCTGGTCGGCTTTCGGTCGTTCCTGCCGCCGCTGGTGATCGGAGCGCAGATCAGCGGCATCCTCGCGCTGGTCATCGGCATCGTCGCGGTCGTCTTCGCGATCGTCGGCCTCAGCCAGACCGCCCGCCACCGCAACCGACCCGGCCGCGGCGCCGCCGTCACCGGCATGATCCTCGGCATCATCGCCGTCGTGCTGTTTCTCGTTGCGCTCGTCGGCGTCATCCTCTGGTTTGTGCTGAGATAA
- a CDS encoding ROK family protein, protein MRAVLAVDVGGTGIKAEVLDEQLRPVTARTTPTGPERGPDAVVETILRLCAELTAEYEVEAASLAVPGLVDAEQGIALWSANIGWRDVPLRKLVEQRLGINATVVHDLAVGGFAEARIGAGAGVADQLFIAIGTGIAGAITAGGHPITVGHGQAGEIGHVIVEEGGPLCGCGARGCLEAISSAAAIARHYAAKAGTQRTAAEIADRLGTDPVADKVWDEAVQALARALVSYVSLLAPSVIVVGGGLAESGAKLFEPLHAAMAARVTFQQLPALVPAKLGARATVIGAGLLAWDNLNGKETT, encoded by the coding sequence ATGCGAGCCGTGTTGGCCGTCGACGTCGGCGGCACTGGGATCAAGGCCGAGGTCCTCGACGAGCAGCTGCGGCCGGTCACCGCGCGTACGACGCCGACCGGTCCGGAGCGCGGGCCGGACGCCGTCGTCGAGACGATCCTGCGGCTGTGCGCCGAGCTGACCGCCGAGTACGAGGTCGAGGCGGCCTCGCTCGCGGTGCCGGGGTTGGTCGACGCCGAGCAGGGCATCGCGCTGTGGTCGGCCAACATCGGCTGGCGCGACGTGCCGCTGCGCAAGCTCGTCGAGCAGCGCCTCGGCATCAACGCGACGGTCGTGCACGACCTGGCGGTCGGCGGCTTCGCCGAGGCGCGCATCGGCGCCGGCGCCGGAGTCGCCGACCAGCTGTTCATCGCGATCGGTACGGGCATCGCCGGCGCGATCACCGCCGGCGGACATCCGATCACCGTCGGCCACGGCCAGGCCGGTGAGATCGGCCACGTGATCGTGGAAGAAGGCGGTCCGCTCTGCGGCTGCGGCGCCCGCGGTTGCCTCGAGGCGATCTCCTCTGCCGCGGCGATCGCGCGGCACTACGCGGCGAAGGCCGGCACGCAGCGTACGGCCGCCGAGATCGCCGACCGGCTCGGCACCGATCCGGTCGCCGACAAGGTCTGGGACGAGGCCGTCCAGGCGTTGGCGCGCGCACTCGTGTCGTACGTCAGCCTGCTCGCGCCGAGCGTCATCGTGGTCGGCGGCGGCCTGGCCGAGTCGGGCGCGAAGCTGTTCGAGCCGCTGCACGCGGCGATGGCCGCTCGGGTCACTTTCCAGCAACTGCCCGCGCTCGTGCCGGCCAAGCTCGGGGCGCGCGCCACCGTCATCGGCGCCGGCCTGCTGGCCTGGGACAACCTCAACGGGAAAGAGACGACATGA
- a CDS encoding glycoside hydrolase family 16 protein: protein MSQNLSRTRRCLLAVGILVAALLLPRATPAAAAATFTEDFNGPAGSGVNTSRWTQETGNNGGNNHELQWYTGGTSNAALDGNGHLVITAKHENIGKNCWNGPCQYTAARLNTAGKFTQTYGHFEARIQIPRGQGMWPAFWLLGSNIGSVGWPACGEIDAMENVGFEPRTVHGTLHGPGYSGSGGLGSAYSLSSGAFADTYHVFRIDWSSSAVTFSVDGHAYGTKTPSDTHGNQWVFNHPFFIIINLAVGGDWPGSPNGSTVFPQQMKIDYVHVTT, encoded by the coding sequence GTGTCCCAAAACCTGTCACGAACGCGACGGTGCCTGCTCGCCGTCGGCATCCTGGTCGCGGCTTTGTTGCTGCCGCGGGCAACTCCGGCGGCCGCGGCGGCGACCTTCACCGAGGACTTCAACGGTCCGGCCGGCTCCGGCGTGAACACCAGCCGGTGGACGCAGGAGACCGGCAACAACGGCGGCAACAACCACGAGCTGCAGTGGTACACCGGCGGCACGTCCAACGCCGCGCTGGACGGCAACGGCCACCTGGTGATCACCGCCAAGCACGAGAACATCGGCAAGAACTGCTGGAACGGCCCGTGCCAGTACACCGCCGCGCGGCTCAACACGGCCGGCAAGTTCACCCAGACGTACGGCCATTTCGAGGCCAGGATCCAGATCCCCCGCGGCCAGGGCATGTGGCCGGCGTTCTGGCTGCTCGGCAGCAACATCGGCAGCGTCGGCTGGCCCGCGTGCGGCGAGATCGACGCGATGGAAAACGTCGGCTTCGAGCCGCGTACGGTGCACGGCACGCTGCACGGCCCGGGCTATTCCGGCTCCGGTGGCCTCGGCTCGGCGTACTCGCTGTCCAGCGGCGCCTTCGCCGACACGTACCACGTCTTCCGCATCGACTGGTCGTCGTCGGCGGTGACGTTCTCCGTCGACGGCCATGCCTACGGCACCAAAACGCCGTCCGACACGCACGGCAACCAGTGGGTCTTCAATCACCCGTTCTTCATCATCATCAATCTCGCCGTCGGCGGCGACTGGCCGGGCAGCCCCAACGGCAGCACGGTTTTCCCGCAGCAGATGAAGATCGACTACGTGCACGTCACCACCTGA